One Gemmatimonadaceae bacterium genomic region harbors:
- a CDS encoding type II secretion system F family protein, with protein sequence MPSFLSAYRALDDGRHREEFYRMWRAAVHAGLTNEHALRTIGPRGAPHVEEMRDWLLDGARRGQRVTYLVRTGGKRFEPMERAILVLGEETGTFEEALQLLAQFYQSKHRLILWIKKQMAYPMFTAICMVFIAPFPLLYFGQTGAYIAFVATGCVAWVTSGGSFLVMMAERFGKRPPLVRARFARALATGVEAGLPLPRAIRLAAEAAADPQLSAFVNAMDEHQLAAGGLQETFSKAPHMTADLIGALAVADRTGDFSTTLRKLADLYEDGFR encoded by the coding sequence GTGCCGAGTTTCCTTTCCGCCTACCGTGCCCTCGACGACGGCCGCCACCGCGAGGAGTTCTATCGCATGTGGCGCGCGGCCGTGCACGCGGGACTCACCAACGAGCACGCGCTGCGTACCATAGGACCGCGCGGCGCACCGCACGTGGAGGAGATGCGCGACTGGCTGCTCGACGGGGCGCGGCGCGGCCAGCGCGTGACCTATCTCGTGCGCACGGGCGGCAAGCGCTTCGAGCCGATGGAGCGGGCCATCCTCGTGCTTGGCGAGGAGACCGGCACGTTCGAGGAGGCACTGCAGCTCCTCGCGCAGTTCTACCAGTCGAAGCACCGCCTCATCCTGTGGATCAAGAAGCAGATGGCGTACCCGATGTTCACGGCCATCTGCATGGTCTTCATTGCCCCGTTTCCACTGCTCTACTTCGGGCAGACCGGCGCCTACATCGCGTTCGTCGCCACGGGGTGCGTGGCGTGGGTCACCTCGGGCGGATCGTTCCTGGTCATGATGGCCGAGCGGTTCGGCAAGCGACCGCCGCTCGTGCGTGCCCGCTTCGCGCGCGCGCTGGCCACCGGCGTCGAAGCCGGGCTCCCGCTGCCGCGCGCCATTCGCCTGGCGGCCGAAGCGGCGGCCGATCCGCAGCTCTCGGCGTTCGTGAATGCCATGGATGAGCACCAGCTCGCCGCCGGCGGCCTGCAGGAGACGTTCTCGAAGGCTCCCCACATGACGGCGGACCTGATCGGCGCGCTCGCCGTCGCCGACCGCACGGGGGATTTCTCCACGACGCTCCGCAAGCTGGCGGACCTTTACGAGGATGGCTTCCGCTGA